From Variovorax sp. PMC12, the proteins below share one genomic window:
- a CDS encoding phage holin family protein has translation MRIIIKWLLSAVALLAVAYLYSGVQVNSFGSALIAAAVIGLLNMIVRPVLVVLTLPVTIVTLGLFLFVINALLFWAASGLLAGFHVNGFLAALIGSLLYSLLGLLIESALGGLLSRR, from the coding sequence CGCATCATCATCAAATGGCTGCTCAGCGCCGTCGCGCTGCTGGCGGTGGCTTATCTCTACAGCGGCGTCCAGGTCAACAGCTTCGGCTCCGCGCTGATTGCCGCGGCCGTCATCGGACTGCTCAACATGATCGTGCGGCCGGTGCTGGTGGTGCTGACGCTTCCCGTCACCATCGTCACGCTCGGGCTGTTCCTGTTCGTGATCAACGCGCTGCTGTTCTGGGCCGCCTCGGGGCTGCTCGCCGGCTTCCACGTCAACGGCTTCCTGGCCGCGCTGATCGGCTCGCTGCTTTACTCGCTGCTGGGCCTGCTGATCGAGTCCGCGCTGGGCGGGCTGCTGTCCAGGCGCTGA